From Diceros bicornis minor isolate mBicDic1 chromosome 8, mDicBic1.mat.cur, whole genome shotgun sequence, a single genomic window includes:
- the MRFAP1 gene encoding MORF4 family-associated protein 1 — translation MRPLDVVELAEPEEVEVLEPEEDFEQFLLPVINEMREDIAALTREHGRAQLRNRSKLWEMDNMLIQIKTQVEASEESALNHLQAPGDGGEGRGTRRGERAEEKAQEVAKMAEMLVELVRRLERSESS, via the coding sequence ATGCGGCCCTTGGACGTCGTCGAGCTGGCCGAGCCGGaggaggtggaggtgctggagccCGAGGAGGACTTCGAGCAGTTCCTGCTGCCGGTCATCAACGAGATGCGGGAGGACATCGCGGCGCTCACCCGGGAGCACGGGCGGGCGCAGCTGCGCAACCGGAGCAAGCTGTGGGAGATGGACAATATGCTCATCCAGATCAAGACGCAGGTGGAGGCCTCGGAGGAGAGCGCCCTGAACCACCTGCAGGCGCCGGGCGACGGCGGCGAGGGCAGGGGCACGCGGCGGGGCGAGCGCGCCGAGGAGAAGGCGCAGGAGGTCGCGAAGATGGCCGAGATGCTGGTGGAGCTGGTGCGGCGGCTGGAGAGGAGCGAGTCGTCGTGA